From Poecilia reticulata strain Guanapo linkage group LG3, Guppy_female_1.0+MT, whole genome shotgun sequence:
CTTTCGTAATTTGCCCAATGGAGATGTCATCCGTCATGAGGTGTTCCACACTCTTCTTTGAAAAGTCTGTAGGAAGTGTGCTCATGTAACTCAAATAATATCTAAAAACAGTAGATTGGTCAGAACTATTTTTGGTATGATTAGGAGGCAGAATCTCACTCAGTTCCATAAATAAGTTGGCCTAAATTGGGATCAAAAATACAATTGGTATAACAAGAATGTAATttataattcagaaaataacaagcaaatatttattgaattaaatgtaatatttcaacATCTTTATGATTACAATCTCCATAGGTCATAAagggaaaaacatattttcaaataaaaacaactaattttcTCACCTGTGGCCCAGTAGTAGATGTCCCAGTCGTTGCTCGGTTCATTAATCAATCTGTCATACTGCTGCAACTGGCTGTCAGTCATTGTGTTCAGGtactgctttgcaaaaaggcTGCCAGAGACACAAGAACACATtgtcttaaaattaaacaaatcgATACAGTTAGACTCCAATTTCTTTACACTGTCAATGTTAAATGGGAGCTacataaaaccataaacaatCAGAACTATACCACTCTTTAAAGattacagcaaaacaaacaatcaaacaaacaaacttaaaataaaatagggcCAAtcaaacaacacaacaacaaaacaaagtgtaCAACAACCTGAGCAGTATACAGTTCTCCAACATCCCCCTCTTGCGACTCTCATAGAGAAGCCGTCGTCTCTTGATGTCAGTGGGCTCATGTGTTTTCTCCTCCCAGGGTGGCAGAGGGATCTCTAACATGTCAGCTTTGTTGTCATCAGGAGCCTCTCCTTTGTAACCTCGAGATGATACTGTCCCTGTGAAGGCTGGTCTCCAAACTGCCTGGCACATTCCTGTTACCAACTGACAAAAGCAATAACAAGAGCAATTTAGTTATGTCCATAACTTCAACATTTAATGAATATGATATGTTGCTGAGTCAAAGGTTTCTGCTTAGTCTATTGCAAAGTGAATCGttccatgcattttttttattttttattttttaccaattACCATTATAGCTTGATCAACATAGTTAGACCTGGTACAGTGCTGTAGTTAGGTTTGCACTGAACTATCAATCTGAATGTTACACCATGTCATTAGAATGCAACTGAATAAGTGAGATTGACATGACTTTAATTTGGTTTCTGGAAATGCATGTTAAATTGACTTATTTCTATTGTAAAGTGCATtgagtttgaatttatttttgatgctaCAGAAATTGGACTTCATTGAAAAAAATAGCATTGAAATGAAACAACTCTCAGTTGTTGGGAATTTAAAAGGCTAAAGAAAAAACGATTAAAAGACGATATCTGATTTCACGTTTAGGTTTGAATCGAGCCTGAACCAACATGCACAACAAAAACCATGCAATAAAAAAACCTAATGTCAACAATAGCTGTCCTGTTGTACAACAGTAATCTAACAGAAAACGTTCTATTACAACAGAAATAACAAGTTTGCACTGAACGATCTTTAGAAACCCAGACTcgtgtttcaaaataaaacttttgttaatttgtctttctttaacATTTGACTCAAATATTTTCAGCAGGGATGACCTTAACCACGAGTCTATGGCATCAGAAGTGAGATTTCAACCAACACACGCGAAATAGTTATTACCCGGAAAACTCACTCTTTTTGCAACAAGTGAAGACAACATTTTAGGATCCTTCCTTGATAACCTTGATAAAAAGCCGCCCTTCGTCGCTGTATGAATGTTTCTGCCTggtgttttgtaaaaaataaaaaataaaaaattacacaagAGAACGCGTTTACGTCACCACGTGTGCGCCTAACAAACCAGCCGACtagatacaaaaaaatctaatatgtCTCGTTGTTGCTAGGAAACGAGGTAGACAgaatttacttttgtttccaAAATTAAATAGATaagatatgtttattttgtgaattaGTGGTGGTTTACAAAGTTCCAACGTAAGTAAACCTAGGGTGAATTTAAAAGTAGGAACCAAACTGTATATTTTGTTCCCTACCGGTAACTTTCCTTTATGGGCTTGTATTTCCATCGATTGAAAAGATAGCATTAGCCGAGCAAGCGAGCATGCAATAGCctgaatataaatgtgtgtgcatgtgcaagTGGAAGTTTAACGTATGATTCCTTAAACTGattcataattttcttgatttttagtGTCGACTTTTACCTGCACTTCTGTTTTCGCAAACTCTGCGTGGAACGTTACCAACCGTAAGCTAACAAAACGAGGCGTTAACGCCGTGTTTAATTCTTTAGTAAAACAGGGACACCTGTTGGATGAATGAATCATTAATTTAACAGAGCGTCTCTGTGAAAAATAAGCTGGtataaaaagaaagcagaaaacaagcTACATTTCACAGAAGGTCGGCATCTGAGTCCGACAGAATGTCTGCTGCACGATCTGCAGCAGGACCGAGCAACTCCAAAAATGACCACGTAGATCTGTACAGTGACCTGTATCCAAGCGATGAGGTAAGTCCACTATATGGCCcttttttaaggaaaaactCATGGTTGCCAGTGTATTGATTTATTAGCGTTGCAGTGAATGTTTCCCTGATTCAAATCagttaactgaaaacaaatcacATTCAACAAATCTCTGAACACCTTGGGCAACTGGAATAATCTAATCTTCGcaaatcagtgtttttatattttccattcaTGTCTTGAAGCGCGATTGTGATAGTGTTTCTTGGGGGGAAAAATATCATATATGGTTCTCTCATAATCACACTGTTATTGTGAATATGAGTTTTCCAGGGTCAGAATCCCAGCAGCCATGACGACTTAACTCATTTTAGAGAATCTACAAGAGTTtagaataaaccaaaaataaatatccatcaTGCTTGATTTGGGTCCTATTATGTTTCTAGGAAGGTCAATTGAGGTTGCACTTTGATTATAACTTAAGAGCGGGCAGCACAGTATGTCACAATTATTTTGCAATCACAATATCGGTCTGTTCTCAAATAAAACCTCATTACACTGTTTGCAATGCAGCGTTTGTTGgctattatttttgaaataccTGAA
This genomic window contains:
- the sdhaf2 gene encoding succinate dehydrogenase assembly factor 2, mitochondrial, which produces MLSSLVAKRLVTGMCQAVWRPAFTGTVSSRGYKGEAPDDNKADMLEIPLPPWEEKTHEPTDIKRRRLLYESRKRGMLENCILLSLFAKQYLNTMTDSQLQQYDRLINEPSNDWDIYYWATEAQPTPEVYQGEVMEMLKEFTKNKNHEQRLDAPSLEYLEKETH